The Humulus lupulus chromosome 3, drHumLupu1.1, whole genome shotgun sequence genome window below encodes:
- the LOC133825220 gene encoding uncharacterized protein LOC133825220, translating to MLAQAKQVLEVDNNKLLEENKEFSQLNEQLCEDQAALTQELQEAQDTLKKANEERKKWRESAVLVTQECKQLNLNLTGSKEEIKRLEERVRELEGRVQELVEDGTRNLKKYKEATFLYFSISGSTTGRPTLTISPSGCKGR from the coding sequence ATGCTTGCCCAGGCTAAGCAGGTGCTTGAGGTTGATAACaataagctgctcgaggagaacaaggagttTTCCCAGCTAAACGAACAattgtgcgaggaccaagccgctctcacccaggagcttcaggagGCCCAAGATACATTGAAGAAGGCCAACGAGGAGCGAAAGAAGTGGAGGGAGAGTGCTGTACTCGTCACCCAAGAATGTAAGCAGCTTAATCTTAACTTGACTGGAAGCAAGGAGGAGATAAAGAGACTCGAGGAGCGGGTGCGGGAGCTTGAGGGGCGCGTTCAGGAGCTCGTGGAGGACGGGACCAgaaatttgaagaagtacaaggaagccaccttcctctaTTTCTcaatttctggaagcacaaccgggaggccaacatTAACTATCTCTCCGAGCGGTTGCAAAGGACGATGA